The Vicia villosa cultivar HV-30 ecotype Madison, WI linkage group LG1, Vvil1.0, whole genome shotgun sequence genome includes a region encoding these proteins:
- the LOC131651322 gene encoding probable histone H2B.1, which translates to MAPKGEKKPAEKKPAEKAPAAKAEKKIPKDAASTDKKKKKRNKKSVETYKIYIFKVLKQVHPDIGISSKAMGIMNSFINDIFEKLAQESSRLARYNKKHTISSREIQTAVRLVLPGELAKHAVSEGTKSVTKFTSSD; encoded by the coding sequence ATGGCCCCCAAGGGAGAGAAGAAACCAGCGGAGAAGAAGCCAGCAGAGAAGGCACCAGCCGCCAAAGCTGAGAAAAAGATCCCCAAGGACGCTGCCTCCAccgacaagaagaagaagaagagaaacaagAAGAGCGTTGAAACCTACAAGATCTACATCTTCAAGGTTCTCAAGCAAGTTCATCCTGACATCGGAATCTCCAGCAAGGCCATGGGAATCATGAACAGCTTCATCAACGACATATTCGAGAAGCTAGCACAGGAGTCATCTAGACTCGCTCGCTACAACAAGAAACATACCATCTCATCCCGGGAGATTCAGACTGCTGTCCGTCTTGTCCTTCCCGGCGAGCTTGCAAAGCATGCCGTTTCTGAGGGAACCAAATCCGTCACCAAGTTCACCAGCTCTGATTag